From the Oncorhynchus nerka isolate Pitt River linkage group LG20, Oner_Uvic_2.0, whole genome shotgun sequence genome, one window contains:
- the LOC115101555 gene encoding junctional cadherin 5-associated protein-like, which produces MYSVEDLLISHGYKLPKTSIPCLSSTSSATAPYEKQCHAAADCHRETPAAENQRSGRGGPLNGNEQAGDRGACVFSSSRQALLAKGYPGSCDNESGGERNQRRKEAVSGNLGDSLAQPLGDSLATDSGFYDAPSLTYSEQVERREQLDERDVFYWRRRGQDFSVLLDYADGRELRASAGFLKASEAAWRPQALIAEDHRGEREKLQQQKQLWEDTSISWLREADAAPRQLRVVTGVTGERKCQSLGTEEWKPAVGLGRQLSDGEGERWAQEQQHRLRTQESTGSILPRTRRMSQSLPRVLSPAGATEHANTLSSLVSFQLRPGQVDRQRVNSTVFSGPYSRYYHSAAVSRDRWARNSWQSVGHVALLPKPRFSRPVKPPSYEIHQQTRGSQEMLAVAVIDQQGGSKQLKDNRPVYYPRDGELQRQDYFAQHSAIFGMEPPGYIPPPSYKRALPPIRGGPINRNEVANYKWRGDMKIQMHMPMSSEAGKWFSGQTGGSWLEHYGDRGIPYRKQVNANPNLNPGYTEDLGHVHYLPFDNPRVRHISGGPGGNSLTDTDKFIRNIKKETPCANVLGQSTHDSAFPPPQGLSLNNDCRKTSLNDNDGGSSTRWCNRGLINKGSVDSVAPDQSCGIYPTAFHIRPAQQLIRHVHQGQGVSETVTQVKTSVNEPDSTEKEKPRKTDSEKTEKNEKKSVKQKLSETIFCLVSVPVPLTPGGTSCDQNNNNDDEKPPSPVRPPSPVDSPSENKTGHLTNQSFQSTSSAEAELQALTGSIASSRSSSKIVRKLPIKPHKINHHKELKLSGAWPGNQYRDQETQTSPEARKPQHPPPPGTENKEAQDPHVPAPGSSDVITQDPSGVGNTAFSCPIKGVKSLKPSSNSAFSRTATFSISSQLIKSTAHPPAAPPPPPPPSGNTMEDKPAATCSGQEAFGQFLLKPVSRRPWDAIKELETINKEFQDQQQKQQSSKRPSVDQCIEDLNEAYKDILELGTASNNISNNSGAVQIPERIKIRLAGEAGLSKPSSLRRSIESWSVSVDPEYGEVKSAFSRPAERKSVTFSKQLREELPVPPRKPTGFREYRVVSNLSQRRSSCSGRTVKLDLPSPSETPPPCHFTGPSDFTDSPSDPSKTRDFSPMTPTTHTAAEVPWADRQPMQDASTLTSPPDYEDICQSLQKTRDSEVNKTFTAISKPGGGSCDTEPLEGACLDSAEECPICKRESESQMSRPSPMSPLHEESSPDLSDQSSATIVGDRDSPQGAETSEEPAEGEGDTKVSSDSGSNHSEAQTICCDWRKQLSLIDKVEGSVTAEKTKQNQALAVAEDIGNPYKLKCAEGIPENESIEERAARILGIDVPAESLVTGEQRVRETATESKPAASEDTESSRANEQTVQTHVRDPDSEELDSGTVSRVPPDRQEAKEKETPQDNPEYIRSAKWTHLGRETPGMQEFPPDRLPLSVPINPDLKLSHSLEGEMRGRGPLQRVDALQDKLTASPSHRVAVERRARMKEVDPVSRMRRLSIRSTDSGGEEGETKRGGGQVEVLSLPASSQSDTVEDREASEDTVLQDEVSSLSAMPTEFPHGANGVMFAGLLMESSMLPFLAEWLVT; this is translated from the exons atgTACAGCGTGGAGGACCTCCTCATTTCTCACGGATACAAACTGCCCAAGACAAGCATCCCCTGCCTCTCTTCAACTTCATCCGCCACCGCGCCTTACGAAAAGCAGTGCCACGCCGCCGCCGATTGCCACCGTGAAACCCCAGCAGCAGAGAACCAGAGATCTGGTCGTGGTGGACCACTGAACGGGAATGAACAGGCGGGAGACAGAGGGGCCTGCGTCTTCAGCAGCAGCAGGCAGGCACTACTGGCGAAGGGCTACCCCGGCAGCTGCGACAATGAGAGCGGCGGGGAAAGGAACCAAAGGAGAAAAGAAGCTGTCAGCGGTAACCTAGGTGACAGCCTCGCACAGCCCCTGGGCGATTCTCTCGCCACGGATAGCGG GTTCTATGACGCGCCCAGCTTAACCTATTCTGAGCAGGTCGAGAGAAGAGAGCAGTTGGATGAGAGGGATGTCTTCtactggaggaggagaggccaggacTTCAGTGTCCTCCTGGATTACGCCGACGGCCGGGAGCTGAGAGCATCCGCTGGCTTTCTGAAGGCCTCTGAGGCGGCATGGCGACCACAGGCCCTGATCGCAGAGGaccataggggagagagggagaagctgcAGCAGCAGAAGCAGCTATGGGAAGACACCTCCATCTCCTGGCTGAGAGAGGCCGATGCGGCTCCTAGACAGTTAAGGGTAGTGACTGGGGTGACTGGGGAGCGGAAGTGCCAGAGCCTGGGCACAGAGGAGTGGAAGCCTGCAGTGGGGCTGGGGAGGCAGCTGTCGGATGGGGAGGGCGAGAGGTGGGCTCAGGAGCAGCAGCACCGCCTGAGGACTCAAGAGAGCACTGGTTCTATCCTCCCCAGAACCAGAAGGATGTCCCAGTCCCTCCCCAGAGTGTTGTCACCTGCTGGAGCTACTGAACACGCAAACACACTGTCCAGTTTGGTCAGTTTCCAGCTTCGACCAGGCCAGGTTGATAGACAGAGAGTGAACAGCACCGTATTTTCCGGGCCTTATAGTCGGTATTACCACAGTGCCGCAGTCAGCAGGGACCGGTGGGCCAGGAACAGTTGGCAAAGCGTTGGACATGTTGCACTTTTACCAAAGCCCAGGTTCAGCAGGCCTGTCAAGCCTCCATCATACGAAATACACCAGCAGACTAGGGGTAGCCAGGAGATGCTCGCTGTAGCTGTAATAGATCAGCAGGGAGGGTCCAAACAACTGAAAGACAACAGGCCTGTCTATTACCCACGGGATGGAGAATTGCAAAGACAAGACTATTTTGCACAACACTCTGCTATCTTTGGCATGGAGCCCCCCGGTTATATCCCGCCCCCGTCTTATAAGAGAGCCCTGCCCCCAATCAGGGGAGGACCAATCAACCGCAACGAAGTGGCAAACTATAAGTGGAGGGGGGACATGAAGATACAGATGCATATGCCTATGAGCTCAGAGGCGGGAAAGTGGTTCTCCGGACAGACAGGAGGGTCGTGGCTGGAACACTACGGGGATCGGGGTATACCCTACAGGAAACAGGTTAAcgctaacccaaaccttaaccctggaTACACCGAGGATCTGGGTCATGTTCACTATTTACCCTTTGATAATCCGCGAGTGAGACATATCTCAGGAGGGCCTGGCGGAAATTCTCTTACTGACACTGACAAGTTTATCCGAAACATAAAGAAAGAGACTCCCTGCGCTAACGTTTTAGGACAATCTACACACGATAGTGCCTTTCCCCCCCCACAGGGGCTCTCTCTCAATAACGATTGCCGCAAGACATCTCTCAATGACAACGacggtggtagtagtactagATGGTGCAACAGGGGTTTAATAAACAAAGGAAGTGTAGACAGTGTAGCTCCTGATCAGAGCTGTGGTATCTATCCAACAGCTTTTCACATTAGACCTGCTCAGCAACTGATCAGGCATGTGCACCAAGGTCAAGGTGTGTCAGAAACTGTAACTCAAGTGAAAACGTCAGTCAATGAGCCTGActccacagagaaagagaaaccAAGAAAAACTGACTCAGAGAAAACAGAAAAAAATGAGAAAAAGAGTGTAAAACAAAAACTTAGTGAGACAATATTCTGTTTGGTGTCTGTTCCTGTCCCTCTAACGCCGGGTGGTACGTCCTGTGATCAAAACAACAACAATGACGACGAGAAGCCACCAAGCCCAGTCCGGCCACCAAGCCCAGTGGACAGTCCGAGTGAGAACAAAACGGGCCACTTAACAAACCAAAGTTTCCAAAGCACATCTTCAGCAGAGGCTGAGCTGCAAGCACTAACCGGTAGCATAGCGAGCAGCAGATCAAGCAGCAAAATAGTGAGAAAACTCCCTATTAAACCCCACAAAATAAACCATCACAAGGAGCTGAAACTCTCAGGTGCCTGGCCTGGGAACCAATACCGGGACCAGGAGACCCAAACTAGCCCAGAAGCCCGAAAGCCTCAGCATCCCCCTCCTCCAGGCACTGAAAACAAGGAAGCACAAGACCCTCACGTCCCTGCCCCAGGCTCCTCTGACGTCATCACCCAAGATCCCAGCGGTGTGGGCAATACTGCATTCAGCTGTCCTATAAAAGGGGTGAAGAGCCTGAAACCATCCAGCAACAGCGCCTTTTCCAGAACGGCCACTTTCTCCATTTCCAGCCAGCTGATCAAGAGCACAGCTCACCCGCCAGcagcgccaccaccaccaccaccaccctcaggAAACACGATGGAGGACAAACCAGCAGCGACCTGCAGTGGGCAGGAAGCCTTCGGTCAGTTCCTGCTGAAGCCCGTCAGCAGGCGGCCATGGGACGCCATCAAGGAGCTGGAGACTATCAACAAAGAGTTCCAGGATCAGCAGCAGAAGCAGCAGAGCAGCAAGAGACCCAGTGTTGACCAGTGCATTGAGGACCTCAACGAGGCCTACAAAGACATCCTAGAGCTAGGCACTGCCAGCAATAACATTTCCAACAATAGTGGTGCTGTGCAGATCCCTGAGCGGATCAAGATAAGGCTGGCGGGGGAGGCAGGGCTCAGCAAGCCCAGCAGCCTTAGGCGCAGTATCGAGAGCTGGTCTGTGTCCGTCGACCCGGAGTACGGGGAGGTTAAGAGTGCTTTCTCCAGACCTGCTGAAAGAAAATCTGTGACTTTCAGCAAGCAGCTAAGAGAGGAGCTCCCTGTCCCACCACGCAAGCCTACAGGATTCAGAGAATACAGGGTTGTTTCGAACTTGTCGCAGAGGAGAAGTAGCTGCAGTGGCAGGACAGTGAAGCTAGACCTCCCTTCGCCTTCGGAGACACCACCGCCTTGTCACTTCACCGGCCCTAGTGACTTTACTGACTCTCCCAGTGATCCCAGCAAGACCAGAGACTTCAGTCCAATGACTCCAACAACGCACACTGCAGCCGAAGTCCCCTGGGCAGATAGGCAGCCGATGCAGGACGCCTCCACACTTACGAGTCCCCCTGACTATGAGGACATATGTCAGTCTTTACAAAAGACCCGAGACTCAGAGGTTAATAAAACGTTCACCGCCATATCTAAACCTGGTGGTGGTAGCTGCGATACAGAGCCTCTAGAGGGAGCCTGTTTAGACTCTGCAGAGGAATGCCCCATTTgtaaaagagagagcgagagccagaTGTCCAGACCAAGTCCAATGTCTCCGCTCCACGAGGAGTCAAGCCCAGACTTATCCGATCAAAGTAGCGCAACGATTGTTGGCGACCGTGACAGTCCACAAGGAGCTGAAACGTCTGAAGAACCAGCTGAAGGCGAAGGAGACACAAAGGTATCCTCTGACTCTGGCTCAAATCATTCAGAGGCTCAGACAATATGTTGCGATTGGAGGAAGCAGCTGTCACTCATAGATAAGGTGGAGGGGAGTGTCACTGCCGAGAAGACCAAACAAAACCAAGCTCTGGCAGTGGCAGAGGACATTGGCAATCCATACAAACTTAAATGTGCTGAGGGCATTCCAGAGAATGAatccatagaggagagggcaGCCAGGATATTAGGGATTGATGTACCTGCAGAGTCTTTAGTCACAGGGGAGCAGCGGGTTAGAGAGACGGCAACAGAGAGTAAACCCGCTGCTAGTGAAGATACAGAAAGCAGCAGGGCAAACGAACAGACAGTACAAACACATGTGAGAGATCCAGATTCTGAGGAACTGGACTCTGGAACGGTATCTAGAGTGCCTCCTGACAGGCAGGAGGCAAAAGAAAAGGAGACACCACAGGATAACCCAGAGTACATCAGGAGTGCCAAATGGACCCATCTGGGTCGAGAAACTCCAGGTATGCAGGAGTTTCCGCCAGACAGACTACCGCTTTCGGTCcccattaaccctgaccttaagcTGTCCCACAgcctggagggagagatgaggggcaGAGGACCCTTGCAGCGCGTAGACGCCCTGCAGGATAAGCTGACTGCATCGCCCAGCCACCGGGTGGCGGTAGAGCGCCGGGCACGGATGAAGGAAGTGGACCCAGTGTCGCGCATGAGACGCCTCAGCATCAGGAGCACAGACtctgggggggaggagggggagaccaaGCGTGGCGGTGGGCAAGTGGAAGTGCTCTCCCTACCTGCTTCCTCCCAGAGTGATACTGTGGAAGATAGAGAGGCCTCTGAAGACACAGTGTTGCAAGATGAGGTGTCATCCCTCTCAG